Part of the Anomaloglossus baeobatrachus isolate aAnoBae1 chromosome 1, aAnoBae1.hap1, whole genome shotgun sequence genome, ttgtcagacgaatgttcttcttttgcaatgatacttgtcatgtttttacaaatttgaaaaatcaataaaaaacgttttggaaaaaaaaaatagttaaaaaaaaaaaagtgctattgTAAACTAGAAAACAATACAAATAACAAAACAGTACATTTTCAATCAATCCCTAGAGTGCAGCATAATTTAGATAGGCAGATCGTGGTCACTAACTGCCCAGCGAAAAGCTACATGCAAGCCCATCTGCGGTCATTTAATAATAaattaggtagatagatagatatataatatattatatatattatctctctatctatctatctatctatacacacacacacacacacacacacacacacacacacagtatattataAAGGATTCATTAATTTATCAACTAAACACTTCCTTGAGCAAGGAGCGATCGTTAATATGATAGTTCTGCACGGTTAAGGCATCAtgttctctgcagcacatctcacgcTTCCACAGGATGTGCTGTCAAGAACAAATTTTAAGCATTTTGATTTGTTTGTCGGGTGACTGCCGGCATAATGTGGAAACAAGAGTTCCTAGGAATGCTTGTTCCAGATTATAAGCCAGGTTTGTTGGGCTCTAGGGCAGTTTTCAAATAATGATTATGCAGTTTCTTGCAATGATCTCTGGTACAGCCTTGCAGGGGGTGATGCTGCGAGAGAATGGGGCGTCAGTGCTTTGTGGGGTGTACTTATAAGATGCTAAACAGCACACCTAATTTAATAGCTTCCGTATGACTAAAATGGCTGTTTGCCATCAGGTTATTTCTCAACCTCTTATTAtttaaaagttaaaaataaaattatttagtGTAGAATGTTCTCTGAGGCCTAAAAGTCATTATTACCTGTGACATTTCCAGATCCCTCTGTTGCCGTGTTTCGACACAAGGCACGTGTCTCCTCTACTAGCGCACAACAAGGTCCTTCTTGGCAATAAAgtacctcctcctcatcatcttcaTCAGCCTCCATCTCCCAGGAGGCATGACCCACACAATCTAAGCCACCCTCGTAGCCTGGATCCTCGGGAATGATGGGTATAGGTTGACTAGGCTCACACCCGGCCACTGCAgcagccgctgctgccgctgctgcctctgccAAGGCATACTGAATGCTGACTGCATAGTCCTCAGAATAGCAGCTCCCATGATTCTCCTCATAGAGGCAGCAGGGCCGAGCAGTGTGGCCAAGTAGAGGCCCTGGTTCTGTCCGATGTAAAAGGCTGGAGGTAACACTGTACAAACCTCCACTGGAGGGTGCAGCTGTAGCTTGCTGGGGTTCAGTACCCATAAACAAGTTTGTGCAGTCTGGACCGGGATCCCCAGAAGGTATTTGAAAACAACAAGGACAGCCCTTTTCAGGCACCCGCCAGTCTCTTCCACCCCCTTGTGAGATGGTGCCAGGAGCTTCTGGGACTAACCCAGATGCCACAGCAGCCCCTCGGCGTTCCAGGGAAGAATTGCTGCTATAATTCATCTCCAGGCTGCAACTAGACAGGCGATCCCTCGAGGAAGAATTTGGGAAGGTTTGGTGAGGTCTGCAGTCTGACCTACCTCTTCCATGTCCTGCTCCAACATCCCCCCCACATGCTATGGCATCCACTACTCCAGTCCTAGCAGGACTTCGACTCCTGTACACATATGGGTCAAAGTCACTACTAAGAGAGCTTCGAAAGGTGGAGCAGCTGCCGTATACTCCCTGGTTGCTGGCCTCTGTGCAGTCCAGCATAGAGTCACTAGATGACGCATGTCCCTGTGCTGAGCTGGAGCTTGAACTCGAGCTACTGTCACTGCAGGGTACATCGGCTAAGTAACCACTACATACTGAGCGATGTTGGTGCTGACTATGAAGGTAACAGCTGCCACCAGAGGATGCAGGAGCCATGTGCATCATGGTAGGTGCAGTCTGATATAGTAAATTAGTACCAGTTGGAAAGGCATGGTTCAAGCTGTTTTCTATTCCTCTGTGAATCTGACTACTACCAGCTGTTTCCTGGAGATGCGGGTAACTCAGCCCCTGGAAGTAGTAGTGTTGGTACATGGTTTCATATTGTGAGTAACAGGTGGCAGTGTTGAAGCCTCTTCCTCCATACTTGGACCTCCGGAAGCCATGACCAGCCTGAGGATATGGAGCATGTTCCAAATCACAGTGATGGCCTGGTGTTGGCTGATCTATTGATACAGGCCTGTATCCAGCTATAAAAGGAGGCTCCATTGGTCTCTCGACAGTGAGTACCGTAATGGGATTGCCATGTGGGCCCATGCTGGTGCGAGTTGGATATGCAGCAATAGGTCCAGTTCGTTGCACTCTTCCTGGGTAGTGGACTGGAAGAATGACTCTCTGTTGCTGTCGACCACGACTGCTTGAGCTATCAACACACGCACTGCCATGAGCTCCTTTCTTTTGCTCTGTGGTGTTAGAAAAACAAAAAATATCTTTAGTTAACAACATTGAGAATTTTCTAGAAAAAAACCCCATAGTCATTATAAGTCTGTAAAGCAATGTCTGTGCAATTAAAAGGACATTTAAAATTGTATTTAATCAACTACACAAGATATAACTAAACCAGAGGCGTAACTTAAAACGTCTTGATCCTAATGTCAAATTAGTAATGGTCCCCCCATATGCCATTAATAATACTGCTGTCTTAAGGAGCCTTGTGGGACCTTCAGTGATCAGGTCCTGGATATCACAATAACATCTGAAGCCCCTATGATACCCTCCTGAATGAAACCATGTGCATATGTCATTTTTGTTTTTTAGCACTCACCTATAATATTGTGTCTGCAATGTGGACATGTATGATTCTGTAAAAGCCACGGGTCCACACACCTCTTGTGAAATCGATGTGTACAAGGAATGACTCTCAGCTCCTAGGCAAGACAAGAAAAATACCATCAGGCACAATGAAGACAACTAAAGTCAAACATACTAGATGAACGTTAGTCAAACTAGCCAGTTTAGTGGGTCTTGTCGGCCATATATGCGTGTGGGGGGAGTGTGAACCCTACCAGCAGACTTTGGAAATCACAAGGATCGGCAGATTGGATTTCAACATAGCCAATTCTTTGTTCTCAGGTAAATAAGCCTCCAGCAGAAGGCTGGCAATGGTTCATTTTTCTCTGCCCACTAAAAGTGTATGAACACCCACAAAGATGAGAACATTTGTATTAACAACTGTTCAGCCAATACCTATGGCAAGCATAGAGCCATGATACCCCAATACATCTGTAAGACTGGGTCTTCTTATTAGTAACAAAATGCAGTCAGACACTACTAtatacagcaggggtctcaaactcagctgggtgtatgggccgcatataaaaaaaaaaaaatgaggggggccgcattatttgcaggataaagtgaacatttttaatgaatccatgtattttttttctatacatcttggaccacttttgtaaacatttttcgcttgtttattataacaaacgtgcactttttttgttaagtttatatacagaaatgctttaggattttttttttttttttacattttatcaccttgtaGTGataaatcttgtagtaatgtgcccatgctgcagtaatgtccccatccgtgtgccctgtagtaaggtgctcatccttgtggtattgtgcccagtagtatagtgcccatccttgtgccctgtagtattgtgcccagtaatattgtgcccatccttgtagtattgtgcccatccttgtagtattgtgcccagtaatattgtgcccatccttgtagtatcgtgctcatccttgtagtattgtgctctgtagtattctgccaattcctgTAGTAtttagcccatccctgtagtatttagcccatccctgtagtattgtggccatccctgtagtattgtggccatccctgtagtattgtggccatccctgtagtattctgcctatccctgtagtattctgcccatccttttagtattgtggccatccctgtaatattctggccatccctgtagtattctgcccatccctgtagtattctgcctatccctgtagtattctgcccatccctgtagtattgtggccatccctgtagtattgtggccatccctgtagtattctgcccacccttgtagtattgtggccatccctgtaatattctgcccatccctgtagtattctgcccatccctgtagtattctgcccatccctgtagtattctgcccatccctgtagtattctgcccatccctgtagtattctgcccatccctgtagtattctgcccatccctgtagtattctgcccatccctgtagtattctgcccatccctgtagtattctgcccatccctgtagtattctgcccatccctgtagtattctgcccatccctgtagtattctgcccatccttgtagtattgtggccatccctgtaatattctgcccatccttgtagtattgtggccatccctgtagtattctgcccatccctgtagtattctgcctatccctgtagtattctgcccatccctgtagtattgtggccatccctgtagtattctgcccacccttgtagtattgtggccatccctgtagtattctgcccatccctgtagtattctgcccatccctgtagtattctgcccatccctgtagtattctgcccatccctgtagtattctgcccatccctgtagtattctgcccatccctgtagtattctgcccatccctgtagtattctgcccatccctgtagtattctgcccatccctgtagtattctgcccatccctgtagtattctgcctatccctgtagtattgtggccatccctgtagtattctgcccacccttgtagtattgtggccatccctgtagtattctgcccacccttgtagtattgtggccatccctgtagtattctgcccacccttgtagtattgtggccatccctgtagtattctgcccacccttgtagtattgtggccatccctgtagtattctgcccatcctttagtaatacgca contains:
- the ZNRF3 gene encoding LOW QUALITY PROTEIN: E3 ubiquitin-protein ligase ZNRF3 (The sequence of the model RefSeq protein was modified relative to this genomic sequence to represent the inferred CDS: deleted 1 base in 1 codon), yielding MKEPRIRGSLPLLWLGVLLAAAPGGSLAKETAFVEVVLFESSPNGDYKTHTTELQGRFTRAGATISAEGEIVQMHPLGLCNNNDEEDLYEYGWVGVVKLEQPEMDPKPCLTVLGKAKRAVQRGATAVIFDVSDNPDAVEQLNQGLEDPLKRPVVYMKGTDAMKLMNIVNKQKGARARIQHRPPRQPTEYFDMGIFLAFFVVVSLVCLILLIKIKLKQRRSQNSMNRMAVQALEKMETRKFKAKGKVPREGSCGGGGLDTLSSSSTSDCAICLEKYIDGEELRVIPCTHRFHKRCVDPWLLQNHTCPHCRHNIIEQKKGAHGSACVDSSSSRGRQQQRVILPVHYPGRVQRTGPIAAYPTRTSMGPHGNPITVLTVERPMEPPFIAGYRPVSIDQPTPGHHCDLEHAPYPQAGHGFRRSKYGGRGFNTATCYSQYETMYQHYYFQGLSYPHLQETAGSSQIHRGIENSLNHAFPTGTNLLYQTAPTMMHMAPASSGGSCYLHSQHQHRSVCSGYLADVPCSDSSSSSSSSSAQGHASSSDSMLDCTEASNQGVYGSCSTFRSSLSSDFDPYVYRSRSPARTGVVDAIACGGDVGAGHGRGRSDCRPHQTFPNSSSRDRLSSCSLEMNYSSNSSLERRGAAVASGLVPEAPGTISQGGGRDWRVPEKGCPCCFQIPSGDPGPDCTNLFMGTEPQQATAAPSSGGLYSVTSSLLHRTEPGPLLGHTARPCCLYEENHGSCYSEDYAVSIQYALAEAAAAAAAAAVAGCEPSQPIPIIPEDPGYEGGLDCVGHASWEMEADEDDEEEVLYCQEGPCCALVEETRALCRNTATEGSGNVTGCHTTDKD